The window AATCACGGTTCTTATCCAAAAAGTAATCTGTGTGATAAGTGACCTACAGAAGCAGTGAAGTAGATTAATAAGCAAAATATTATGTGGATCAACTTATGCACAAAATGAAAATGATATACCTTTCCAGCATAATGGGACAAGGTAAAATCTGTCTCCGAAAATTTTGCTTTCTCCCACCTTGGGTGGTCCCGGAAACTCTGAAACAACCTGGTTGAAAATGTGTGGTGTGTTGATTTCGGGAACATGCTGCAAAGATGAGAAAATCAGGATAAGGAAAAAAAACTACTAAACTTCAATAGGGAGTATAACATGCACCAAACTATAGTGAAGAACTTAATTGTACCAAGCTTCATCCAACAGAGCAATGATCCCAAGAGGTTTCTGCAAATCAATGTAGGGTAACATTAATGTCCATGGATAGATCACTAAAATGTAGGAGAGACAGAAGGGGAAGAAACCTTCTCAATCAAATCTAGAACATCTTGGTTGTCTATAAATTCAATGTAGCTCCAATTGATTTCCTCTTTGCTATACTCCTCCTGCTCCATCTTGAATACATGCTGGAGCAAGTGCAAGAGAAGTTGAGAAAATTAGTAACAGAAATTTACAAGACAGCACAAGATAAAAATTTATTATTTAAAACAGCAACACATACCTCGTTAAAATGTTGCTGCAGCTTCTCATTTGCAAAATTAATGCAAAATTGCTCAAAACTGTGGAAATGAATGATTAATTAATCAATGACCCTTATTTACTAAAACAATGATCATAAATGATGAAGGGATAACATTAAGGTGCAAGGACTACGATTTAGTGACTATCACCAATTAACAGGTAACAGTAGAGATGAAAGTTAATGTAGTGAAGGATCATAAACTTTCTGGATTTGTCAAGCAAGTTCAGAGCACCATGATAATAAACTATATAAAACTGAATTGCCACTAAACGACTACCCCTACGGCAAGGTAAATTTGCATAGTAATGACATAAATTTCAACACATGAGTTAACAATCTTACCTGTTGTCTTTAAAGCACTCAAAACCATAAATGTCCAAAACTCCTATCTGCATTTGGGAATTCAAGTCTTGCCCGACAGACCTGTTAATCTTCTCAACAAGCCTGTGAACATATCACATTTCAATCAAAATAATAAAAAAAATAATAATAATCACTTCAGGAAAGTCAGCTAAAACTAGAACAACTTTGAAGGGGGAAATTAACCCATACCAATCAAACAATCGTGCATAAACAGTCTTTGCCAATGCATCTCTACTAGAAACAGCACCATTACAGTCGAGAGCTTTAATAATAATTCCTTCACGAGTTTGGATTGTACGAGTAGATAATGTTGCTAGCAAGAGGTTTTCATCACACCTGAGTAATAAGGTAACCAAGTTAGACAAAGAAAGAACAAATGCACCCTATTACATGGTTACGGATATTGATGAACGCTCCAATAGCAAACAGAACTGTAACAACTAAGTTACTCTATAGCTAACAAAAGTGTTAGTTACTCTACTAGTTAAACATTACAAAAATTCCAAGGGTGACCTATAAAGACAACTAAACATCCTAAAAGAAAAGACCCACAATCTGAATTCATTAAAGAAGACTAGGAGGCAATAAGATTAGTCAGATTGCCCATCAGTCTGCTAATGCAGATTCATAAAAGATAGAAGTTCAGGTCAAGCTACATAAATCACTTACATAAAAAGATTAGCAGCCATCTGCATATGAAAGCTGGATTTTTGATCCTTTAGAACTGAAGAGTCGTGCTCTTTTCCAGGAGAAAATTCAACATTTCCCAAATGTAGAATTGCAGCCAAGGTGCGAAAAATTGCTTCCTATTGATTGGATAAAGATAAAACAAATTATTTTCAGTAAGATCCGTGAACAAACTATCAAAAGGGGAAAATCAAACTAATCATTTTCAAGAGTAGTCCTCTCAGACAAAGTTTAGAACCTGCTCTGCCTGGCTGATGCCAACAATATCCATTGCTGTTCTTGTTTTTATATATTCTTCTGCATTGCTCACTCCTTCCAGTTCATATGTCTTGCTTTGATTCAGGTAGTGAAAGTGGCTTGGATGGCCTAACTTGTACTTCTCTGCGTCCTATGAGAAAACCAATGAACAATAACCATCAGCTTGAAGATAAAGTCAAGAACTCCCATCATATACATGAAGGTAGATGTTTAGATACAGTGTTTAATACATGAGAGACTACCTTTCCAGATGCACACAATTGGTAAAAACAATGGTAATTCCTTTCAGGGTCTGTTATCTGCACGACACGGGATCTCTCCAACAGGTAAGTCCTAATTGCAGCGCCAGATATTCTCCCGTTTGCATCAAACTGAATCTCAACAAACTTGCCAAAGCGACTGCCAGATAGAAGCATAAATTACAATTAAATATTAGTAACATTGAATAAACTTAACAGATAATCACACGATGTGATATCAAGCTACTGCTAGACAAAATGGTACTGACAACAATTAACCTTATCCTAATTCGTTCAAATGCAATAAACGTGAAGTTCTTATAATGACATAATATCATCATTACAAAGACGGCAAAAACGGTTTAAGGATAACCTATATCCTCTCTTCTCATGACTAGCATTCCAGCTGAAATATGGCACTGAATAGTGACAAGCTGTTTCAGCCTTTTGCATAAATAAATTACTTAGCTTGGACAAGACCAGCATATAGCACACCTTGAATTGTCATTTCTAACAGTTCTCGCATTCCCAAAAGCCTCCAGCAGGGGATTTGACTGAACCATGCAAAAAATAAAATCAGTGACTCGATAACAACGAAATGGTACAACACCATGTTAATCAATATTTTCAGTATATGTGAGTATTATCCCCATTTTCTAAGCTTCAGGCCAAATGAACACCCNNNNNNNNNNNNNNNNNNNNCACCCCCCCCCCCCCCCCCCCCCCCCCAAAAAAACCCGGTAATAAACTGAAAAAGAAAACTTATATGTGCAATCCCACCTCCTTTGCCAAAATTTGGTGGTAAATATACAAAAAAACCTTTATCTACAACAGAGTTTAAAACTCTGCATTTTCTTATCCAGATGGCAAGTAGTTCGCAAATACAAAGTAAACCTGTTTGACTCAATGTGAAATCTTACTTCAAGAACTTGCTGCTCAACTGTTCGCTCATCGCTAGCGGCTCGGCCTCCTACATAAGTAAGATACTGCATAATCAACTTTGTTGTCTCTGTTTTCCCAGCCCCACTTTCACCACTGACGAGTATTGATTGGCTTCGACCCTCATTCACCATTGCTCTGGATTATATTATAAAAAGAAGCTAGTGTGAGTCACGGCAATGTATCGGTCAACAGTCAACTTCCATATAAGAAAAAAAAGATTTGCACACCTGTAAGATGCATCAGCCACAGCAAACACGTGCGGACTTAGCTCACCAAAAGGAGCTCCCTTATATTGCTCCATCATATGTACATTGTACAGATGGGGAAGCTTAGTAAATGGATTAACTGCAATCAAAATGCTCCCTGTATATGTCTAACGACAAAAGAAAACAATTCATGTTGAGTGACACTGCAATCCCGGAAAAGAGAGCGTTATATGGATGCATTTTCTAAAAAAGAAACATAAAAATAATCATTATGGTATAAATCTCTCATTTGGAAATGAATTCCGCATCAATTAAATAATACTATGTCTTCATCCTAATCCCACCCCAACCTAACTCAAAGAATGAATAAGGGGTGTTAATTATCAAGTCTTATACATACTCATTACACATGATTGCCAATACATACAAGCAGTCAAATTAAACCACAGTTCACTCTCAAAGGGTGAACTTAAAGTCCTTATTTGGAATACCTTTAACAATTCCAGAATGCATGAGATCGAAAGCAATATCTTAGTCTTATCAAATACCTTTAACATTTCTAGAATGCATGCGATCGAAAGCATAATCTTAGCCTTATCTAGGGTTAAACAAGAGCCAGTAGCTCAACGAAAGCAATTAATACTGCACTTGACAAGCAACTAAACACTGTCACTCCAACAACACCATTCAGTTACGATTCTCGAATAACATGGAAATTGGGACATGGATTCCACCACTCCACCAAGTAGTAATCCCCGAAATCATAATACACTACCGAATCAACCAATTTTAAGAAAGAAATTTACAAAAGCCCTTTGATTAAGTACCAGCAGCACTAGAATCACACACTCACATATATATCATTGAGAGCATATCTCCTCCTGAGATTGTACAGCACTCCCGGCTCGTTCAAGTATGCCAATTTGGTCATATCGTCCACTCCCCCATGCTCGTCCTCATCGGCGTCCCTCGGAAACAGCTTCTCCGGCTTAGCCAAAACCTAACACACACAATTACACAGTCAAAACCTCACTAATCAACACCGCAATTCCACAAATCACACACAAACCGACACAAAAAAACCGACCGTCTTGCCGGAACCGGCGACGAGCTGGACTTGATTGCCTTTGAAGCCGGCGACCTCCGCCGGCACCCACGCCGAATCGCGGTCCTCGACCCAGACCTTGGTGCCCTTCCGGAGACTCATGGCGGACTCCCGGCGAGGGCAGAACGGGAAAACCCTAGCGGTTCAAAATCGAAAGCCAAAGAAGGAAAGAGACAAGAAAGGAGTTGAGCCAAGAGAGAGGGTTTTGGTTTTTAGGGGTGACTGAAATTTTGGGTTCCCGCCCTAACAGGTGTAGAGCAGGAGAGTCCAAAAAATGGCGAAGGACTATACTTTCAAAGTGGTGTAAGGGACACGTCACCTAACCTCTCTACTCTTCAGAGAGAGAGGGGGACACAGTTTTTTATTTTCAATATTAATGGCGGTTTATTTTGTACCACACGGCACGTGCGACAGTGGAAGAGCTGATTTTGACTTTTTTTTTTTTTTACCACGTGGCTGAACGTTGCGAAATTTCCGTTGGGGTTTTTGAACGTGTTAAAAAGGAAGATTTTAACGGGAAGGGAGGAGGGTTTGAATCTTGTAACGTACAGATTCTTTTTGTCTGCTTGGGTTATTTATTTTAGTAACCATGTTTTATATTTATTGTTTTCATATTTGTTTCCTCTTTCGCACGTCATTATGGTGTTCTATCCATTTAGGAAAGTATGACAAAAATTCATAATTGTTTTTTATTTATGGTAAAAAAAAAAAATAATCAAGAATAATTGTTGGTGTAAAACTTTGGATTTGAACCGACGATTAAACCATGGCCAATGGTAAGGGCTTGAAGTGACTATATCGTGAAGTGAGGATCAAGGAAACAAGGACCGTAAGTTTACATGCTTATAGAGGAATTAAGAGAAAATGATGGGTAACAAACGATAGCAAGTACAAATCTCATTTCTTTTAAATATTCTTTATTGTATCGATATTGACTCGGTCGAGAGGTCATTTTTCTATTTTATGTGTACGTTCTCCCATGGTAAATCGAAAGATGCATGCGTCCAAAGCTTCTCGAACATTGTAAACGAGATTTTTGGTAAATAAACTCTCCCGAACTTTTTATGTACACATATTTTTAGGTTTAGAACCCAACTTAGCCAGAAAACATGTGCATGTTTGGCAAGACTGTCGATATTAACTCCCTTCTTCTCAATGAAAATGACGATGAAAATTGTTGCCTTGTGGGATGCAATGTGTGACACTCAAATTTAATCTTTTATTAGGCACCACATTACTACAATAGGACGATCAAAGATTCTCGAGTGATGTGAAACACGAGGGAGCACCAATTTTATGGTTGGGCGAGGTCACTGTACGCAGAGAATAAGCCCAAAAACCAAATACAATGATTGTGGGCCTTGTTCCGCTATTAAGACACTGGAGTTACATGATGCAAGCCCAAAGGACACAATGAGACTCAAAAGGGAGTAGAAACAAGTACTGGCTAGAAGGCACGAAACTCAAAATTCAAAGAGAGTTTAAATGCAGCCTAGCAAAACCCACTTGCATCAATGATGAAGACAGAGAGCCAGAGAGGCGGCAAGCAATCTCCCTGACCTTCAAACTGACACAGAAATGGTCCTAGCCATAAAAGGCTCCACACTGCATTATTGCTTCTTCACAGTGCATTATTGCTGGTCATGCTCATCCATATAATGCACTCCAGTCTCCAGAGCCTGAACCCTGAGCCTGCACACTAACCCCACTAGGGCTTTGTAATTTCTCTTGTAATAAACTACACCGGTGTTCTTTAGTGCTCTTGAGTATTAATATTTTTTAATGCTCCCGAGTATTAAAACCAAAGATACCTAAACGTGGATATATGAACCTAGATGAAGCATATATAAATCTATTAGTAATACACTAATACTTGTCCGTCTTTTTACTTCTTTCCACCTACAATAACTGATGAACCCAGATCTTTTGTACACATTTTCAATGAACTGAACCTTCAGAACTTCCACTACTTACCATATTGAGACACTAAATAACCAGTACTCCAACAGCATTACTATTCTTCCCAATGCTTCTTCACTCACTGTTTTGAGAAATTACCTCTCCAAACTTGAGAAAGAGCTGTGCGTCCGAGGTACTCATAGACGGGCAATTGAGCATGTGTGGGGTTTTGAGGTTTGCATACTCATCCATGTAGCACGGCGCTTTGACAGATGAGAGTGTAATGGATAGTGGATTTAGGGTTGCTTGTTTCGGCTGTGTAGGTGATGGCACAAGGCTACCCAAAACTCTTGTTACTTCATGCATAGTCGGCCGGTCTGTTGGCTGCCTCTTTGTGCATAAGAGTGCAAGCTGAAAAACCTTCTTCACTGCTCCAAGGTCCATGCATGTGGACGTGATCTCCGGATCAACAGTTTCCATCACAGCATTGTTCGCTGTCTTGGATAAGATCTGAGCGAGAAATACGAAGCATTATGTGAAAAACTGGATGATTCAACATTTGTTTAGGATTGTAAACATTGAAAAGGAATGAATGAATACTTACCAAATGATGAAGATTGCATTCATTATCTACAGCTTTCCTTCCTGTTAGCAACTCCAGCAGGACAATCCCATAACTATAAACGTCTGATTTCTCAGTAAGGCGGGAAGTTCGAGCATACTCGGGGTCTATGTAGCCAATAGTACCCATCACACAGGTAGATGTATGGGTCTTTGAAATGCATAAGCTCTTGGCAATACCAAAATCAGTTAGATGAGCCTCAAAATCCTTGTCCAACAGAATGTTAGACGACTTCACATCCCTGTGTATGATGCGTGGACTACAATCATGATGGAGATAGGCAAGCCCTTGGGCTGCTCCAAGTGCTATCTGGACACGAGTATCCCAGTCGAGCTTTTTCTTCTTGGTAGTTGGGCCTAGCAAAGTAAATACAAGTAAATCAACTCGTACACCATTCTGCTATTATATGAAATATTTTCCTGATGGGTACTCCGTAAACATAAGATTGTAGATGCACCTACCTCTATCAAGTATTAACCCAATCCGTTCAGATGACAGATAGACAGTGTATAGAGACTAATAATTTACATAATTCAGATACTAGGAACATATTGACTTACCATGAAGGAGATCCCAGAGACTGCCATTTTCCATGTAATCATAAAAGAGAAGGTTTCCAGAAGAAGACAAGGAGTATCCTTGGAGGCTGACCAGATTTCGGTGCTTGATACTGCCAACTGTTTCAAGTTCTGTCTCAAACTCCTTCAAGCACGGTGGATGATGAGAGTAGAGTCTCTTGATCGCTACTGGCTTACAATTCTTAAGAACACATTTGTATACCGTGCTTGATGCGCCATAACCAATTATATACTTTTCACTCAAGTTTTCAGTCATCCTCATGATATCCTCATAGATATGAAGTGCCATATTCATGTTTAAAATCACTAGCTTTGGTGTGGAGTAATTAACTGCCATCACACAAATATAAAAATCATTAGCCAGGAACTTTCTACTAAAGCTAACCCTAACAAGAAGAAGAAAACTTGAAAAGTATCAGTTATAAACACAGCATATGACTTTCTTTACTATTACTTGACCGCCAGGAAGTGCGAATAGACATCGTAATTAGTCTCATCAACCTTGATGTCATTTAGCCAACTTTGTTTTCCTCTCAAAATGTCTCATCAATTGTGTGTGTTTCATTCAAGTCCAGTCAACTTACTAAAATATATTCTTGAACTAAACTTGTGAACTCATTATATTAAATGATATTGTCAGAAATGACCAACATTTACGTTAAGCATCCATAGGGTGCAGACAAATTATAAAAGAGTACCTGGTTTGTCAAGTGAACCATCAGGGAAAGGAGTTGGATGGTAAGGACGGCAGGCGGCAATAAGGATCATGAGAAGAATCACAAGGGCACCAAGGGCAATTCCCAGGATAGCTGCTTTAGATAATGCAACTGCAGAGAGAAGACTTGGATGAAAAATGAAAAATCTTTATGTTATGATATATGTAGTCTACCTTGTCATGTTAAGTCCACAAACCATAGTAGTTGCATTTGATACTCGGGATAAACAAAAAGTAATGGCAATTAACTGTCTTCATTGACAATAAAATTTACCTCTCTCTGTTGGACGGGACTCGTGACACGGAGAATTGAGCCAATAGCCACAAAGATCAGGATTTCCAACAAAACTTCACAGAAAAGGTTCAATTAGCCAAAAAAAAACATGAAAAGGCGTTGTGATAACATTATGTGCACATCAATCAAGTAAGCTGAACCATCAATCTGCAGCTAATTTTTTAGAAGCTTAGGCAATACAAAAACAGCGTCCCTAACCTGTCGGGTGAAAACCTTGAGAAGTTATTGGATGTGGGAATATCTCCCGCCAGGTTGTTATAAGAAACATTTCTGTAAGGATTCAATTTCATATTAGTGAAACTTAACAATATATGGGCAATCTTATATCAAGCTGCGGTACATAAAAAATGAAATCAGAATATTCAATAAGAATTGACTCACAGCACTGCGAGACTGAGGCAATTGATCAAAGACACCATTTCCCCTGATATATTGTTGTGCTCTAGCCTCCTGCAATAATTTTCACAAGTGAAGACAATATCAAAACAAAAACATCAAGTTTCAGTACTTAAACATCCTAAACTTTGGACAACAACAGACATTGGCACTTACAGTGCGAACAAATTCTGCAGCTGACTGAGCTCCTGAGGAATCATTCCTGTGAGCTGATTATTTGAAAGATCTCTGCAAAACATGTCTACGATTAGAGAAGAAATAACATGCGCAGACACAAAGACGTATAACATGCGCAGACACAAAGACGTACAAAAGACGGAAGTAAAAGTAAAAGAACTGTAACAAGCACTTACATGTCCACAACACTCCTTAGATTACCAAACTCTGCCGGAATAAATCCTGTCATATGATTTCTACTCAAATTCCTAGCAAAGTAAAACAGGTGTCAGTACAGAAAAAGAAGAAAATCCATGAAAATTATAAAAAAAAATGAAGCAGTTGAACTCACAGCTTAAGAAGATGTTCCAAATCACCAAGCGAAGAAGGTATGGCACCACTAAACTTGTTGTCAGAAAGATCCCTGTTCAAAAATATGAAGACATAAACTTAGAGAAACCAACAGGAGAGGAATAAAATAGACTGATTTATACTTACAAAGTATCCAAATTGCCAATCCGAGATAGCTCAATTGGTATGGAGCCATGAAGACTGTTGGAGGACAGATTACTGAAAAAAAAATATTATTTTTGTTAATGAACCTTGCTCCCACTATCAGTCCAATAACATGACCATGACGAACACAAAAGATATAGTAGAAAAAAAAGTATAATACTTCAACCATAAACCAATTATCACAAAAAGATTGGCGAAACTTACAGATAAGTCAAACTCTCCAGCCTCTGGAGAGCAGGAGGGATGGTTCCATTCAATTTATTCCCATGCACATTGCTGATAAAAACATCAATTAGGCATCTCCACCTTGAACTAGGTTTATAAAACAATGTAATAGTTGAGGTTATATGCTTACAGGGTGTTGAGATTGGTACATGAGCTAAGATTATCAGGAATGGGCCCTTGAAGATTGTTGTCAGCAACATTTCTGCAAGTATATTAATTGAGCGACTTAAAACTTCAGACATGCAACACAATTCTAAAATTCAAAATCGTGCAAGAAAACCTACAGGTCAAACAAGTTCGTAAGCTTCCCAAGTTCAGGTGGAATTTGTCCAGTAAGATGGTTGTCATTCAACACCCTGCAAACACAAAAGCAAAGCTTAGAGAGGATGAAAATCAAACTTCTTAAAACAAGTGGCACAGTGCATGCACATCACTTGAATAAATCAAAACAAGGATGTTTTTAGATGCATGTAGTCGACATTATATGTGATGAAGAATTGAATATTTAAAAATAAAAAGGCAAGTCTCATACAAATAATGAAGCTGTTCCATTTGTCCAAGCTCTGGGGGAATTGATCCTGTAAGCTTGTTGGCATGCAAATACCTATACAAATCAACATATTCAGTCAGTCTCTTGCGTAAAAAACTCTGGTCCGGCCAGGCAAGCCTGTTCAGAAGTAACTTGATGATGCTGTTGCATGCTTGATGTAGGTCTATGATACATATATAAATCACATATACCATTTATTAACATAAAATCTCTGTACAGAATACAAATTACAGCTCTTTCGGAGGATCTGTTGCAAATTAGATGTATGTCTGTGATCGTAGTTTTACAAAGCCATGCCCTGATATATTATAACTTCTTTTAACGAAGTTTATGTCTCCTATACTGTAATACTTACAATTTCTCTGTATAAGTCAAATTCCCCAGAATAGGAGGAATCGGCCCACTTAGCATATTGCCGCTCAAATCTCTGGAATGGAGACAAAACATATAAGACACAGAAGAGATGAAACTTCGAAAGAGTACAAACTCAGATATACAGTTAAACGACTTACAACACAGCAAGTGCCTGCATCAGGCCAATCACAGAAGGGATAGGCCCAGAGAGTTGATTACCCTGCAATGATCTTGCAAAGAAAAAGAACAGAATATTTAACAAATTAATAACTCAAGTCCTTATGATGACAACACAAGATGACGACAATGTCAAACAAATCCAAAGTACATACAAGGTCGCTACTTGCAGGAACCCAATGTTAAAAGGAATCTCTCCAGTTAGCTGGTTATAGGACAGATCCCTGCCATTAAAAATATGCAAGACATATGTCAATTATCCTAGCAAGGCATTACTAGAAATTTCAACTGACAAGTCGGATAAAATACGTACAAGACTTGGAAGGCAGTGCAGTTCCCTATATTTTGAGGAATGCTACCAGTCAAACTGTTGTTTCTCACATCGCTGGAGCATAGTAGAGAAGATTGTTATACCGGTTGGAGAATGTAAATTTGTTCAAGACTTGAGTGAAGGGTTGAAAGGCAACTTACAAATACCATAACCCAGTTAACTGGCACATATCTGGAGAAAGTTTCCCAACTAAATTGTTCCCTCGCAAACCACTACAATGAATATGAAATGAAATTGAATCAAAGATGGAATAACATTAGCATAAAGAATAAGATTTGGAATCACAAACTTATCATTTTACTCACAGATATTGTAGAACTTCATTCCAGTAAATAAGCCTTGGTATTTCCCCACTGAGATTATTCTGGGCTAGGTCTCTACAACAAGCACCCGTGTTAATAAAAAAAATGGATTAATGGTAAACAAATTTGGTACTTTAATTATGTTAATTAAGTATAAAATTCAGAATGCAGATGGGAAAAAGAACTTACAACGTCTTCAGGTTCGGAATCTGGGAGAGTGTTGAAGGGAGTGGTCCAATTAACTGATTATTTTTCAACACTCTGGAAGTCCAATTAGAAAGTCAGACTAATATAAAATACACACCAGTTCTTTTGCCTATAAAATCAAGTACTTCCAGAACTTACATGGATTCCAATTGCTTCAACTTTGATATCGAAAATGGGATGTCTCCATGTATCTCGTTAAAGGACAGGTCCCTAATCACAGTCATTGATTAGTGTTAAAAGCTTGCATTATAAGCTTAAGCAAATCTTAATCCAGTTAGAGAAATTACAGGTATCTCAGAGACGAACAGTCACCAATCTCATCTGGGATCTGGCCTGAAAGTCGGTTTCCTCTCAAGTCTCTGATCAAATAAGAGACAACAAAATTCAATCTTTTTACTTAAATACCCACCACTCATTTAAAAGCTAGAACCTTTTAATGAACCCAGAAATGAAAGAACCATGAAATTGTGGTAAAGAAGTGTTTACATGGACTGGAGGCCCTTGAGGTTTCCTATTGCAGGTGCTATTTCCCCATCAAGATTTAGACTTGATAGATTCCTGCACACACAAAACAGCAAACCCAGAATGAAACAAAAAGAACCAATTGTCTAGCAAAATTATAATAATCATAATAATAGTTAAGTCAACCCCAAGTCTCCAACTAAGAAAACGAAAAGCGGCTTACAGTGCTATGACATTGAAGGTGACATTGTCACATGTGACGCCTCTCCAAGCACAATAGTCTAAAGACGGTGAGTCTCTCCAGTCGTATAGAACATTGTCCTCATCCCTAAACGATTTCTTTATCTCCAGCAGTGTTGCTCCTTCATATTATAATCAAACTTTCAGTCTCACAAATTAGAAGCTATAAAAACCCATTAAACAACACCAAAAACCCATTTAAACTCTGCTTTAATGAAATGAAGACCTCTACTTAGCCACTCAAGTCAGTTAAGCTAAAGACTGAAACTTGACAACCCCCCAAGCTTTCTGGGTACCAAAACCAGCTCAAAAACCCCTTCTGTTCTATAGAAATAGAAGCCAGCTACTAATAGTCACTCAAAGTTGGAAGCTTTATACACCCTTGAGTGTTCAGTATACCAAAAACAGAGCAAAAACCACCAAAGCTCTGAAACTCACCTTCGTCTGAATCCACATTACCAAAGCTCACACAAACAAGCAAACCCAGAAGCAGCAAGAAGTCAAACCGAAATGCCATAACTGCCACTCCTATCAAAACCCCATTGCACAAATTATACTCCTTCTTCTTCAACTAGTCTTGTCTGAAACACAGAGAAGAACCCTCCAAAAAGCCAAAGATGCTCTCCCTCTATCTCTCTTCTTACACTGAAATGGTCTCAATGGAGTGAGAACCCATGTTGGGTTTTAGAAAAAGCTCCTTCCTTTGTCTTTGTTTATTCAAAGTCTTAACTGGGTGTGTGACTGAAACATATTCTGGAGCTCTCTCTCTAAGTTAAAGCCTGTGCTTGTTCCATCACATCGCTCTGCCACACTGGGTTCTCTAATACAACTGTTAACACCTATACAGAGAGAGAGAGAGGCTAGGCTTTAGAGAGGCTAGGCTTTAGTGCTAGCTAGAGATAGAGAGAATTCAGAGGAGAAATTATTTGGTGGATAAAGTTAAAAAGGCCACATGCCAGAGGTCTGCAATGAAAACCTGCAAAAACATTACTACTACTGCAGCCCAGCTCTCTCTCTCTATGTCTATGGACTTCTATCCTGTTATATATTTTTTCAGTTTTTGGATTTCTCTTTTCGCTCTGTCTAAATGTCCATAGTG of the Fragaria vesca subsp. vesca linkage group LG6, FraVesHawaii_1.0, whole genome shotgun sequence genome contains:
- the LOC101299017 gene encoding LRR receptor-like serine/threonine-protein kinase ERECTA-like, with the translated sequence MAFRFDFLLLLGLLVCVSFGNVDSDEGATLLEIKKSFRDEDNVLYDWRDSPSLDYCAWRGVTCDNVTFNVIALNLSSLNLDGEIAPAIGNLKGLQSIDLRGNRLSGQIPDEIGDCSSLRYLDLSFNEIHGDIPFSISKLKQLESIVLKNNQLIGPLPSTLSQIPNLKTLDLAQNNLSGEIPRLIYWNEVLQYLGLRGNNLVGKLSPDMCQLTGLWYFDVRNNSLTGSIPQNIGNCTAFQVLDLSYNQLTGEIPFNIGFLQVATLSLQGNQLSGPIPSVIGLMQALAVLDLSGNMLSGPIPPILGNLTYTEKLYLHANKLTGSIPPELGQMEQLHYLVLNDNHLTGQIPPELGKLTNLFDLNVADNNLQGPIPDNLSSCTNLNTLNVHGNKLNGTIPPALQRLESLTYLNLSSNSLHGSIPIELSRIGNLDTLDLSDNKFSGAIPSSLGDLEHLLKLNLSRNHMTGFIPAEFGNLRSVVDIDLSNNQLTGMIPQELSQLQNLFALRLEHNNISGEMVSLINCLSLAVLNVSYNNLAGDIPTSNNFSRFSPDSFVGNPDLCGYWLNSPCHESRPTERVALSKAAILGIALGALVILLMILIAACRPYHPTPFPDGSLDKPVNYSTPKLVILNMNMALHIYEDIMRMTENLSEKYIIGYGASSTVYKCVLKNCKPVAIKRLYSHHPPCLKEFETELETVGSIKHRNLVSLQGYSLSSSGNLLFYDYMENGSLWDLLHGPTTKKKKLDWDTRVQIALGAAQGLAYLHHDCSPRIIHRDVKSSNILLDKDFEAHLTDFGIAKSLCISKTHTSTCVMGTIGYIDPEYARTSRLTEKSDVYSYGIVLLELLTGRKAVDNECNLHHLILSKTANNAVMETVDPEITSTCMDLGAVKKVFQLALLCTKRQPTDRPTMHEVTRVLGSLVPSPTQPKQATLNPLSITLSSVKAPCYMDEYANLKTPHMLNCPSMSTSDAQLFLKFGEVISQNSE